One region of Solanum pennellii chromosome 6, SPENNV200 genomic DNA includes:
- the LOC107023246 gene encoding uncharacterized protein LOC107023246, whose product MEDLWQKMVFPVRRVWGAVSARVKPRKDGAGLLKLQGDIQSCGYEDVQVMWEMLGGTDSELTSRHIKRKAPTVV is encoded by the exons ATGGAGGATTTGTGGCAAAAAATGGTCTTTCCGGTTAGACGTGTTTGGGGTGCTGTTTCTGCTCGTGTCAAGCCTCGTAAAGATG GTGCTGGATTATTGAAGCTTCAAGGTGATATACAGTCCTGTGGATATGAGGATGTACAGGTGATGTGGGAAATGCTTGGAGGAACGGATTCAGAGTTAACATCTCGGCATATCAAGCGTAAAGCGCCAACGGTGGTTTAG
- the LOC107023245 gene encoding uncharacterized protein LOC107023245 isoform X2 yields the protein MANLSELPPDLISTVVERVKVIEDFIAFGAVCISWRTAATRDNFDVSSPQIPLLMLADKDDDYREFYSLSKNKISRIFLPEIRGRRCFPSEGGWMFTDSCTGEFNLFHLFSRTQIQLPSQKALKESLQKDAEITHYTIDKAVLSVNPSLTSDYVLVISDLTYGRGDLAFWRPGDVNWTKIVMRRNARFNSLFHYKVQSKSLKAVNKLLPYLGV from the exons ATGGCGAACTTGTCAGAATTGCCACCCGACCTCATTAGTACAGTTGTCGAGCGTGTTAAAGTGATTGAAGATTTTATTGCTTTTGGTGCTGTTTGTATCTCATGGCGAACTGCTGCCACAAGAGATAATTTTGATGTATCCTCACCACAAATTCCATTGCTTATGCTAGCAGATAAAGATGATGATTATAGAGAATTTTACTCTCtttccaaaaacaaaatttcaCGCATATTTCTCCCAGAAATTAGAGGGCGAAGATGTTTTCCATCAGAGGGAGGTTGGATGTTTACAGACTCATGTACAGGAGAATTTAACTTGTTTCATCTATTTTCCCGTACCCAGATTCAACTTCCTTCACAAAAAGCCCTAAAGGAGTCTTTACAAAAAGACGCAGAAATAACTCATTACACAATTGACAAAGCTGTCTTATCTGTAAATCCTTCTCTTACATCAGATTATGTGCTCGTGATTTCCGATCTTACATATGGTAGAGGTGATCTCGCCTTTTGGCGACCGGGAGACGTCAACTGGACTAAAATTGTCATGAGAAGAAATGCTAGATTCAACAGTCTCTTTCACTATAAGG TGCAATCAAAATCTCTCAAAGCAGTGAATAAGCTACTACCTTACTTAGGAGTGTAG
- the LOC107023245 gene encoding uncharacterized protein LOC107023245 isoform X3, with amino-acid sequence MANLSELPPDLISTVVERVKVIEDFIAFGAVCISWRTAATRDNFDVSSPQIPLLMLADKDDDYREFYSLSKNKISRIFLPEIRGRRCFPSEGGWMFTDSCTGEFNLFHLFSRTQIQLPSQKALKESLQKDAEITHYTIDKAVLSVNPSLTSDYVLVISDLTYGRGDLAFWRPGDVNWTKIVMRRNARFNSLFHYKVHPEPSHF; translated from the exons ATGGCGAACTTGTCAGAATTGCCACCCGACCTCATTAGTACAGTTGTCGAGCGTGTTAAAGTGATTGAAGATTTTATTGCTTTTGGTGCTGTTTGTATCTCATGGCGAACTGCTGCCACAAGAGATAATTTTGATGTATCCTCACCACAAATTCCATTGCTTATGCTAGCAGATAAAGATGATGATTATAGAGAATTTTACTCTCtttccaaaaacaaaatttcaCGCATATTTCTCCCAGAAATTAGAGGGCGAAGATGTTTTCCATCAGAGGGAGGTTGGATGTTTACAGACTCATGTACAGGAGAATTTAACTTGTTTCATCTATTTTCCCGTACCCAGATTCAACTTCCTTCACAAAAAGCCCTAAAGGAGTCTTTACAAAAAGACGCAGAAATAACTCATTACACAATTGACAAAGCTGTCTTATCTGTAAATCCTTCTCTTACATCAGATTATGTGCTCGTGATTTCCGATCTTACATATGGTAGAGGTGATCTCGCCTTTTGGCGACCGGGAGACGTCAACTGGACTAAAATTGTCATGAGAAGAAATGCTAGATTCAACAGTCTCTTTCACTATAAGG TCCATCCAGAGCCAAGCCACTTTTGA
- the LOC107023245 gene encoding F-box protein At2g26160-like isoform X1, with amino-acid sequence MANLSELPPDLISTVVERVKVIEDFIAFGAVCISWRTAATRDNFDVSSPQIPLLMLADKDDDYREFYSLSKNKISRIFLPEIRGRRCFPSEGGWMFTDSCTGEFNLFHLFSRTQIQLPSQKALKESLQKDAEITHYTIDKAVLSVNPSLTSDYVLVISDLTYGRGDLAFWRPGDVNWTKIVMRRNARFNSLFHYKGKFYAFNYDGELWVFDVPGCSIPRPIVVPRRLTRLKDPILHQPDTQYYFVEISGALLLLIRFLNNTYTSDYETIKFKVFEIDIIKDQLNEINTLGDSTIFLGRNGATAMVTGLKPNHIYFTDDVFESYFALEAGGGKDMGVYNFENGKVESFYSGVSLSPVCPPTWVNPSFGS; translated from the coding sequence ATGGCGAACTTGTCAGAATTGCCACCCGACCTCATTAGTACAGTTGTCGAGCGTGTTAAAGTGATTGAAGATTTTATTGCTTTTGGTGCTGTTTGTATCTCATGGCGAACTGCTGCCACAAGAGATAATTTTGATGTATCCTCACCACAAATTCCATTGCTTATGCTAGCAGATAAAGATGATGATTATAGAGAATTTTACTCTCtttccaaaaacaaaatttcaCGCATATTTCTCCCAGAAATTAGAGGGCGAAGATGTTTTCCATCAGAGGGAGGTTGGATGTTTACAGACTCATGTACAGGAGAATTTAACTTGTTTCATCTATTTTCCCGTACCCAGATTCAACTTCCTTCACAAAAAGCCCTAAAGGAGTCTTTACAAAAAGACGCAGAAATAACTCATTACACAATTGACAAAGCTGTCTTATCTGTAAATCCTTCTCTTACATCAGATTATGTGCTCGTGATTTCCGATCTTACATATGGTAGAGGTGATCTCGCCTTTTGGCGACCGGGAGACGTCAACTGGACTAAAATTGTCATGAGAAGAAATGCTAGATTCAACAGTCTCTTTCACTATAAGGGTAAATTTTATGCTTTTAATTATGATGGCGAGTTATGGGTTTTTGATGTTCCAGGCTGTAGCATTCCTCGACCAATTGTAGTGCCGCGTCGACTTACTCGTCTGAAAGATCCTATATTACATCAACCGGATACTCAGTACTACTTTGTTGAGATATCTGGTGCACTGTTACTTCTTATTCGATTTTTGAATAACACATATACTAGTGATTATGAAACCATTAAGTTTAAGGTATTTGAAATAGATATAATCAAAGATCAATTGAACGAGATTAATACTTTAGGagattcaacaatttttttgggACGGAATGGAGCAACTGCTATGGTTACAGGGCTGAAACCTAATCACATTTATTTCACAGATGATGTATTTGAGAGCTATTTCGCCTTGGAAGCAGGTGGTGGAAAAGATATGGGGGTTTACAATTTTGAAAATGGAAAGGTTGAATCTTTTTATTCTGGGGTGTCATTAAGTCCTGTTTGCCCGCCAACATGGGTTAACCCATCATTCGGATCATAA